A genomic region of Bradyrhizobium sp. ORS 278 contains the following coding sequences:
- a CDS encoding Rieske 2Fe-2S domain-containing protein: MFTRVCKAETIDEGGMRLVIADAQLIILAWPDNGELKAFQGVCPHTAAPMEEAGFDGRLLSCPVHNWTWDALTGEPVHPPESALAEYPLKVEDGIVYIDTDGISPLFAAR; the protein is encoded by the coding sequence ATGTTCACGCGCGTTTGCAAGGCCGAAACGATCGACGAAGGCGGCATGCGTCTCGTCATCGCCGACGCCCAGCTGATCATCCTGGCCTGGCCCGACAATGGTGAGCTCAAGGCCTTCCAGGGCGTGTGCCCGCATACCGCCGCGCCGATGGAGGAGGCGGGCTTCGACGGCCGGCTGCTGAGCTGTCCCGTGCACAACTGGACCTGGGACGCACTGACCGGAGAGCCTGTCCATCCGCCGGAGAGCGCCCTGGCCGAGTATCCCCTGAAGGTCGAGGACGGCATCGTCTATATCGACACTGACGGCATCTCGCCGCTGTTTGCGGCGCGTTGA
- a CDS encoding hemerythrin domain-containing protein, with product MAKIIEALLQEHENLEKLLAVLEHELELFDHNRRPDYDILQSIIAYFEDYPQRCHHPKEEMIFSKLRARDAAAAATYGDVDDEHEAEARRLRGFAEAVNAVLADQEILRESFHAAVLEFIDSQREHLRKEETLLFPAALRALQPEDWADIDARMSDEKDPLFDGEVAEKFHNLERTILRWEQEAEQARAAAG from the coding sequence ATGGCAAAGATCATCGAGGCGCTGCTGCAGGAGCACGAGAATCTCGAGAAGCTTCTCGCTGTGCTCGAGCACGAGCTGGAGCTGTTCGATCACAATCGGCGGCCCGATTACGACATCCTGCAGAGCATCATTGCCTATTTCGAGGACTATCCGCAGCGCTGCCATCATCCCAAGGAGGAGATGATCTTCAGCAAGCTCCGCGCGCGCGATGCGGCGGCGGCTGCGACCTATGGCGATGTCGACGACGAGCATGAGGCCGAGGCGCGACGGCTGCGCGGCTTTGCCGAGGCGGTCAATGCCGTGCTGGCAGACCAGGAGATCCTGCGCGAGAGCTTCCACGCCGCCGTTCTTGAGTTCATCGACAGCCAGCGCGAGCACCTGCGCAAGGAGGAAACGCTGCTGTTTCCGGCCGCCTTGCGCGCGCTGCAGCCGGAGGACTGGGCCGACATCGACGCCCGCATGTCCGACGAGAAGGACCCGCTGTTCGACGGCGAGGTCGCCGAGAAATTCCACAATCTGGAGCGGACGATCCTGCGCTGGGAGCAGGAGGCGGAGCAGGCACGCGCCGCGGCGGGCTGA